The Pygocentrus nattereri isolate fPygNat1 chromosome 1, fPygNat1.pri, whole genome shotgun sequence genome window below encodes:
- the sumo2b gene encoding small ubiquitin-related modifier 2 produces MADEKPKEGVKTENNDHINLKVAGQDGSVVQFKIKRHTPLSKLMKAYCERQGLTMRQIRFRFDGQPINETDTPAQLEMEDEDTIDVFQQQTGGFI; encoded by the exons ATGGCGGACGAGAAGCCCAAG GAGGGAGTGAAGACTGAGAACAACGACCACATCAACCTTAAGGTGGCAGGACAGGACGGGTCTGTGGTCCAGTTCAAAATAAAAAGGCATACGCCACTCAGCAAACTCATGAAGGCCTACTGTGAGAGACAG GGACTAACGATGAGGCAAATCCGATTCCGGTTTGATGGACAGCCCATAAATGAGACAGACACACCTGCACAG tTGGAAATGGAGGATGAAGACACAATTGACGTTTTCCAGCAACAGACAGGAGGTTTCATCTAA
- the jpt1b gene encoding jupiter microtubule associated homolog 1b has product MTTTTTFQGLDPGAKNSSRVLRPPGGTSNICFGTDEEKPVRKNRMASNIFAEPDDPHAHRRNNPPSGEASGVLCGEHSAPLRRCPQPPIYLNNSAPAQFPSHPVEENHEQENDLSEEVEAPEEPQEKGEEPQPSGSSVTSGTPTGRRNPPGGKSSLILG; this is encoded by the exons ATGACGACGACGACCACTTTCCAAGGGCTAGACCCCGGCGCGAAAAATAGCTCCAG GGTGTTGCGGCCCCCTGGCGGAACTTCTAACATTTGCTTCGGCACAGATGAGGAGAAGCCGGTGCGCAAGAACAGAATGGCCTCCAACATCTTTGCTGAGCCTGACGACCCCCACGCCCATCGAAGGAACAACCCACCCA GTGGGGAGGCCTCCGGTGTGCTCTGTGGGGAACACTCTGCCCCCCTAAGGAGGTGCCCCCAGCCGCCAATCTACCTGAACAATTCTGCCCCTGCCCAGTTCCCGTCCCACCCTGTG GAGGAGAATCATGAGCAAGAAAATG atcTGTCAGAGGAAGTGGAGGCCCCTGAGGAGCCGCAGGAGAAGGGGGAGGAGCCACAGCCCTCTGGCTCATCAGTGACCAGCGGCACCCCCACTGGCCGCAGAAACCCTCCTGGTGGCAAATCCAGCCTCATACTGGGCTGA